A genomic segment from Cervus elaphus chromosome 14, mCerEla1.1, whole genome shotgun sequence encodes:
- the ACAP3 gene encoding arf-GAP with coiled-coil, ANK repeat and PH domain-containing protein 3 isoform X4 has translation MELSLVRNAQAPRHRPHEVEEATGALILARKCFRHLALDYVLQINVLQAKKKFEILDSMLSFMHAQYSFFQQGYSLLHQLDPYMKKLAAELDQLVIDSAVEKREMERKHAAIQQRTLLQDFSYDEPKVEFDVDAPSGVVMEGYLFKRASNAFKTWNRRWFSIQNSQLVYQKKLKDVLTVVVDDLRLCSVKPCEDVERRFCFEVVSPTKSCMLQADSEKLRQAWVQAVQASIASAYRESPDSCYSERLDRTASPSTSSIDSATDSRERSVKGESVLQRVQNVAGNSQCGDCGQPDPRWASINLGVLLCIECSGIHRSLGVHCSKVRSLTLDSWEPELLKLMCELGNSTVNRIYEAQCEGPGSKKPTASSPRQDKEAWIKDKYVEKKFVRRPPSAPAREAPQRWRVQKCQRHHSSPRAPAPRRSKVRMEPVLPSVAALCSGSVEPKFRRDSLFCPDELDSLFSYFDAGAAAAGPRNSAGLSSDSGLGGSSDGSSDVLAFGVGSVVDRVAEEEGAESEESSGEADGEGEAWGLADVRELHPGLLAHRAARTRDLPALAAALAHGAEVNWADAEDEGKTPLVQAVLGGSLIICEFLLQNGADVNQRDSHGRAPLHHATLLGRTGQVCLFLKRGADQHALDHAQQDPLSIAVQEANADIVTLLRLARMAEEMREAEAPSGQPGPLAGSSPTELQYRRCIQEFISLHLDES, from the exons ATCAACGTCCTCCAGGCTAAGAAGAAGTTTGAGATTCTGGATTCT ATGCTGTCCTTCATGCATGCCCAGTACAGCTTCTTCCAGCAGGGGTACAGCCTGCTGCACCAGTTGGACCCCTACATGAAGAAGCTCGCGGCCGAG CTGGACCAGTTGGTGATCGACTCGGCAGTGGAGAAGCGGGAGATGGAGCGCAAGCATGCTGCCATCCAACAACGG ACACTGCTGCAG GACTTCTCCTACGATGAGCCCAAGGTGGAGTTTGACGTGGATGCACCCAGTGGGGTAGTGATGGAAGGCTACCTCTTCAAGAGGGCCAGCAATGCCTTCAAGACGTGGAACAG GCGCTGGTTCTCCATCCAGAACAGCCAGCTGGTCTACCAGAAGAAGCTCAAG GATGTGCTGACTGTGGTAGTGGACGACCTCCGGCTCTGCTCTGTGAAGCCCTGTGAGGACGTCGAGCGGAGGTTCTGCTTTGAGGTCGTGTCACCCACCAA GAGCTGCATGCTGCAGGCTGACTCAGAGAAACTACGGCAGGCCTGGGTTCAGGCGGTGCAAGCCAGCATTGCCTCTGCCTATCGGGAGAGCCCTGACAGCTGCTACAGTGAG AGGCTGGACCGCACAGCGTCCCCGTCCACAAGCAGCATCGACTCTGCCACGGACTCTCGGGAACGCAGCGTCAAGGGTGAGAGCGTGCTGCAGCGGGTGCAGAACGTGGCCGGCAACAGCCAGTGTGGTGACTGCGGCCAACCTGACCCGCGCTGGGCCAGCATCAATCTGGGTGTGCTGCTCTGCATCGAGTGCTCAGGCATCCACAG GAGCCTGGGCGTCCACTGCTCCAAGGTGCGGTCCCTGACCCTGGACTCGTGGGAACCGGAGCTGCTGAAG CTGATGTGTGAGCTTGGAAACAGCACCGTGAACCGGATCTACGAGGCCCAGTGTGAGGGGCCGGGCAGCAAGAAGCCCACAGCCAGCAGCCCCAG acaggacaaggaggcctggatcAAGGACAAATATGTGGAAAAGAAGTTTGTGCGGAGGCCACCCTCGGCACCAGCCCGGGAGGCCCCACAGCGCTGGAGGGTGCAGAAGTGCCAGCGCCACCACAGCTCCCCCCGAGCCCCTGCCCCCCGCCGCAGCAAAGTCCGGATGGAGCCCGTTCTGCCCTCTGTGGCTGCCCTGTGCTCAG GCTCCGTGGAGCCCAAGTTCCGCAGGGACTCGCTCTTCTGCCCGGACGAGCTGGACTCCCTTTTCTCCTACTTCGATGCAGGGGCTGCTGCGGCCGGCCCACGCA ACTCTGCAGGTCTGAGCAGCGACAGCGGCTTAGGGGGCAGCTCCGACGGCAGCTCAGATGTCTTGGCCTTCGGCGTGGGCTCTGTGGTGGACCGCGTCGCTGAGGAAG AGGGTGCAGAGTCGGAGGAGTCCAGCGGCGAGGCGGACGGAGAGGGGGAGGCCTGGGGCCTGGCAGACGTGCGTGAGCTGCACCCGGGGCTGCTGGCGCACCGCGCGGCGCGCACCCGCGACCTTCCCGCCCTGGCGGCGGCGCTGGCGCACGGGGCGGAGGTCAACTGGGCTGACGCGGAGGACGAGGGAAAGACACCGCTGGTGCAGGCCGTGCTGGGG GGCTCCCTGATCATCTGTGAATTCCTCCTGCAAAACGGAGCGGACGTGAACCAAAGAGACAGCCACGGCCGGGCTCCGCTCCACCACGCCACGCTCCTTGGCCGTACTGG CCAGGTCTGCCTGTTCTTGAAGAGGGGGGCGGACCAGCACGCCTTGGACCACGCTCAGCAGGACCCATTGAGCATTGCGGTGCAGGAAGCAAACGCAGACATCGTCACGCT gctccGTCTGGCGCGCATGGCCGAGGAGATGCGTGAGGCTGAGGCGCCTTCTGGCCAGCCGGGTCCTCTGGCCGGCAGCAGCCCCACTGAGCTCCAGTACCGCAGGTGCATCCAGGAGTTTATCAGCCTTCACCTGGACGAGAGCTAG
- the SCNN1D gene encoding amiloride-sensitive sodium channel subunit delta isoform X2, with translation MRTSSSSEGRRTSSEQMQAEGTGQTVGGGPGTWMCSQAPPPTLPEEERGERLIELHASFRELVTFFCTNSTIHGTIRLVCSSQNRLKTASWGLLLAGALGVLYWQFALLFEQYWRYPVIMTVSVHSERKLFPSVTLCDMNPHRPHLARHHLRVLDDFARENIYSLYQFNFSYSRDALGAEVSGPEPAFQLDRRIRLQRLRPLDGQNRVGFKLCNSTGGDCVQQAYSSGIIAAQEWYRFHYINILALLPTAHEDSHGSHFVFSCRYDDRDCHAQHFQTSHHPTYGSCYTFNSVWATHRPGVTHRISLVLRAEQQDHLPLLSTKAGIKVMIHPQDHTPFLEHQGFSIRPGTETTIDIREDEVHRLGSPYGQCMDSTGSVDVQLLYNTSYTRQACLVSCFQQLMVQTCSCGYFFYPLPAGAEYCSYMRHPAWGHCFHHLYQKLKTHQLPCTTRCPQPCRESSYRLSAGTSRWPSSTSADWVLAVLGETSRRNPWPPSASIKSWPLPLPSSPSRARTEGPTSRSRAQPLSPVPCPRISLAKVNIFYQELNYRMVNETPVYSVSQLLSAMGSLWSLWLGSSVLSVVEVLELLLDAMALTLLLCCRWLRRSQGQPRAAMRVPPPSQRPASGPVAAGTTSNAPGPGCLRLPRCCRDFSRSLG, from the exons ATGCGCACTAGTAGCAGCTCCGAGGGGCGGAGAACGAGCTCAGAGCAG ATGCAGGCTGAAGGCACGGGCCAAACAGTGGGCGGGGGGCCAGGAACTTGGATGTGTTCCCAGGCACCCCCACCAACACTGCCCGAGGAAGAACGTGGAGAGAGGCTGATAGAGCTGCACGCCTCCTTCAGGGAGCTGGTCACCTTCTTCTGCACCAACTCCACTATCCACGGCACCATCCGCCTTGTCTGCTCCAGCCAGAACCGCCTCAAGACGGCCTCCTGGGGGCTACTGCTGGCAGGAGCCCTGGGCGTACTCTACTGGCAGTTCGCGCTCCTCTTCGAGCAGTACTGGCGTTACCCGGTCATCATGACAGTGTCCGTGCACTCGGAGCGCAAGCTCTTCCCATCAGTCACTCTGTGCGACATGAACCCACACCG gccaCACTTAGCCCGCCACCATCTGCGGGTTCTGGATGACTTTGCCCGGGAGAACATCTACTCCCTGTATCAGTTCAACTTTAGCTACAGCAGGGACGCCCTGGGGGCCGAGGTCTCAGGTCCAGAGCCCGCCTTCCAGCTGGACCGTAGGATCCGCCTGCAGAGGCTGAGACCCTTGGACGGCCAGAACAGAGTGGGCTTCAAACTG TGTAACAGCACTGGAGGCGACTGTGTTCAGCAAGCCTACTCCTCCGGCATCATAGCCGCCCAGGAGTGGTACCGCTTCCACTACATAAACATCCTGGCCCTGCTGCCCACTGCCCATGAGGACAGCCACGGCAGCCACTTTGTCTTCTCCTGCCGCTACGACGACCGGGACTGCCATGCCCA GCACTTCCAGACATCCCACCACCCCACCTATGGCAGCTGCTACACCTTCaacagtgtctgggccacacacCGGCCGGGCGTCACCCACA GGATCAGCCTGGTCCTCAGGGCTGAGCAGCAGGACCacctccctctgctgtccacgaAGGCCGGCATCAAGGTCATGATCCATCCACAAGACCACACGCCCTTCCTGGAGCATCAGGGCTTCAGCATCCGGCCAGGGACAGAGACCACCATTGACATCCGTGAG GATGAGGTGCACCGGCTCGGGAGCCCCTATGGGCAGTGCATGGACAGCACAGGCAGCGTGGACGTGCAGCTACTGTACAACACCTCCTATACCAGGCAG GCCTGCCTGGTCTCCTGCTTTCAGCAGCTGATGGTGCAGACCTGCTCCTGCGGCTACTTCTTCTACCCTCTGCCGGCGGGGGCCGAGTACTGCAGCTACATGCGGCACCCAGCCTGGG GTCACTGCTTCCACCACCTCTACCAGAAACTGAAGACCCACCAGCTTCCCTGCACCACCCGATGCCCGCAGCCTTGCAG GGAGTCGTCGTACAGGCTCTCTGCCGGGACCTCCAGATGGCCTTCCTCCACATCAGCC GACTGggtcctggctgtgctgggtgagACAAGCCGACGGAACCCATGGCCACCTTCTGCCTCCATCAAGTCCTGGCCGCTGCCCCTGCCCTCCTCGCCCTCCAGGGCCCGCACAGAAGGCCCCACCAGCAGGTCTAGGGCTCAGCCCCTCTCACCTGTGCCCTGCCCCAGGATCAGCCTGGCCAAGGTGAACATTTTCTATCAGGAGCTCAACTACCGCATGGTGAATGAGACACCGGTCTACTCG GTGTCACAGCTGCTCTCAGCCATGGGCAGCCTCTGGAGCCTGTGGCTCGGCTCCTCCGTCCTCTCGGTCGTGGAGGTGCTAGAGCTGCTGCTGGACGCCATGGCTCTCACCCTGCTGCTGTGCTGCCGCTGGCTCCGCAGGTCTCAGGGCCAGCCCAGGGCGGCCATGAGGGTGCCCCCTCCAAGCCAGAGGCCAGCCAGTGGACCAGTGGCTGCAGGCACAACATCGAATGCCCCGGGACCTGGCTGCCTTCGCCTCCCACGATGCTGCCGGGACTTTAGCAGGAGTCTTGGCTGA
- the SCNN1D gene encoding amiloride-sensitive sodium channel subunit delta isoform X3: protein MSLGQHWGNTLEQMQAEGTGQTVGGGPGTWMCSQAPPPTLPEEERGERLIELHASFRELVTFFCTNSTIHGTIRLVCSSQNRLKTASWGLLLAGALGVLYWQFALLFEQYWRYPVIMTVSVHSERKLFPSVTLCDMNPHRPHLARHHLRVLDDFARENIYSLYQFNFSYSRDALGAEVSGPEPAFQLDRRIRLQRLRPLDGQNRVGFKLCNSTGGDCVQQAYSSGIIAAQEWYRFHYINILALLPTAHEDSHGSHFVFSCRYDDRDCHAQHFQTSHHPTYGSCYTFNSVWATHRPGVTHRISLVLRAEQQDHLPLLSTKAGIKVMIHPQDHTPFLEHQGFSIRPGTETTIDIREDEVHRLGSPYGQCMDSTGSVDVQLLYNTSYTRQACLVSCFQQLMVQTCSCGYFFYPLPAGAEYCSYMRHPAWGHCFHHLYQKLKTHQLPCTTRCPQPCRESSYRLSAGTSRWPSSTSADWVLAVLGETSRRNPWPPSASIKSWPLPLPSSPSRARTEGPTSRSRAQPLSPVPCPRISLAKVNIFYQELNYRMVNETPVYSVSQLLSAMGSLWSLWLGSSVLSVVEVLELLLDAMALTLLLCCRWLRRSQGQPRAAMRVPPPSQRPASGPVAAGTTSNAPGPGCLRLPRCCRDFSRSLG, encoded by the exons ATGTCTCTGGGACAGCACTGGGGCAACACTTTGGAGCAG ATGCAGGCTGAAGGCACGGGCCAAACAGTGGGCGGGGGGCCAGGAACTTGGATGTGTTCCCAGGCACCCCCACCAACACTGCCCGAGGAAGAACGTGGAGAGAGGCTGATAGAGCTGCACGCCTCCTTCAGGGAGCTGGTCACCTTCTTCTGCACCAACTCCACTATCCACGGCACCATCCGCCTTGTCTGCTCCAGCCAGAACCGCCTCAAGACGGCCTCCTGGGGGCTACTGCTGGCAGGAGCCCTGGGCGTACTCTACTGGCAGTTCGCGCTCCTCTTCGAGCAGTACTGGCGTTACCCGGTCATCATGACAGTGTCCGTGCACTCGGAGCGCAAGCTCTTCCCATCAGTCACTCTGTGCGACATGAACCCACACCG gccaCACTTAGCCCGCCACCATCTGCGGGTTCTGGATGACTTTGCCCGGGAGAACATCTACTCCCTGTATCAGTTCAACTTTAGCTACAGCAGGGACGCCCTGGGGGCCGAGGTCTCAGGTCCAGAGCCCGCCTTCCAGCTGGACCGTAGGATCCGCCTGCAGAGGCTGAGACCCTTGGACGGCCAGAACAGAGTGGGCTTCAAACTG TGTAACAGCACTGGAGGCGACTGTGTTCAGCAAGCCTACTCCTCCGGCATCATAGCCGCCCAGGAGTGGTACCGCTTCCACTACATAAACATCCTGGCCCTGCTGCCCACTGCCCATGAGGACAGCCACGGCAGCCACTTTGTCTTCTCCTGCCGCTACGACGACCGGGACTGCCATGCCCA GCACTTCCAGACATCCCACCACCCCACCTATGGCAGCTGCTACACCTTCaacagtgtctgggccacacacCGGCCGGGCGTCACCCACA GGATCAGCCTGGTCCTCAGGGCTGAGCAGCAGGACCacctccctctgctgtccacgaAGGCCGGCATCAAGGTCATGATCCATCCACAAGACCACACGCCCTTCCTGGAGCATCAGGGCTTCAGCATCCGGCCAGGGACAGAGACCACCATTGACATCCGTGAG GATGAGGTGCACCGGCTCGGGAGCCCCTATGGGCAGTGCATGGACAGCACAGGCAGCGTGGACGTGCAGCTACTGTACAACACCTCCTATACCAGGCAG GCCTGCCTGGTCTCCTGCTTTCAGCAGCTGATGGTGCAGACCTGCTCCTGCGGCTACTTCTTCTACCCTCTGCCGGCGGGGGCCGAGTACTGCAGCTACATGCGGCACCCAGCCTGGG GTCACTGCTTCCACCACCTCTACCAGAAACTGAAGACCCACCAGCTTCCCTGCACCACCCGATGCCCGCAGCCTTGCAG GGAGTCGTCGTACAGGCTCTCTGCCGGGACCTCCAGATGGCCTTCCTCCACATCAGCC GACTGggtcctggctgtgctgggtgagACAAGCCGACGGAACCCATGGCCACCTTCTGCCTCCATCAAGTCCTGGCCGCTGCCCCTGCCCTCCTCGCCCTCCAGGGCCCGCACAGAAGGCCCCACCAGCAGGTCTAGGGCTCAGCCCCTCTCACCTGTGCCCTGCCCCAGGATCAGCCTGGCCAAGGTGAACATTTTCTATCAGGAGCTCAACTACCGCATGGTGAATGAGACACCGGTCTACTCG GTGTCACAGCTGCTCTCAGCCATGGGCAGCCTCTGGAGCCTGTGGCTCGGCTCCTCCGTCCTCTCGGTCGTGGAGGTGCTAGAGCTGCTGCTGGACGCCATGGCTCTCACCCTGCTGCTGTGCTGCCGCTGGCTCCGCAGGTCTCAGGGCCAGCCCAGGGCGGCCATGAGGGTGCCCCCTCCAAGCCAGAGGCCAGCCAGTGGACCAGTGGCTGCAGGCACAACATCGAATGCCCCGGGACCTGGCTGCCTTCGCCTCCCACGATGCTGCCGGGACTTTAGCAGGAGTCTTGGCTGA
- the SCNN1D gene encoding amiloride-sensitive sodium channel subunit delta isoform X1 encodes MAWVGRPEWGQAKWQAGALLSLTSQMQAEGTGQTVGGGPGTWMCSQAPPPTLPEEERGERLIELHASFRELVTFFCTNSTIHGTIRLVCSSQNRLKTASWGLLLAGALGVLYWQFALLFEQYWRYPVIMTVSVHSERKLFPSVTLCDMNPHRPHLARHHLRVLDDFARENIYSLYQFNFSYSRDALGAEVSGPEPAFQLDRRIRLQRLRPLDGQNRVGFKLCNSTGGDCVQQAYSSGIIAAQEWYRFHYINILALLPTAHEDSHGSHFVFSCRYDDRDCHAQHFQTSHHPTYGSCYTFNSVWATHRPGVTHRISLVLRAEQQDHLPLLSTKAGIKVMIHPQDHTPFLEHQGFSIRPGTETTIDIREDEVHRLGSPYGQCMDSTGSVDVQLLYNTSYTRQACLVSCFQQLMVQTCSCGYFFYPLPAGAEYCSYMRHPAWGHCFHHLYQKLKTHQLPCTTRCPQPCRESSYRLSAGTSRWPSSTSADWVLAVLGETSRRNPWPPSASIKSWPLPLPSSPSRARTEGPTSRSRAQPLSPVPCPRISLAKVNIFYQELNYRMVNETPVYSVSQLLSAMGSLWSLWLGSSVLSVVEVLELLLDAMALTLLLCCRWLRRSQGQPRAAMRVPPPSQRPASGPVAAGTTSNAPGPGCLRLPRCCRDFSRSLG; translated from the exons ATGGCCTGGGTGGGGAGACCTGAGTGGGGTCAGGCCAAGTGGCAGGCTGGAGCATTGCTGAGTCTCACTTCTCAGATGCAGGCTGAAGGCACGGGCCAAACAGTGGGCGGGGGGCCAGGAACTTGGATGTGTTCCCAGGCACCCCCACCAACACTGCCCGAGGAAGAACGTGGAGAGAGGCTGATAGAGCTGCACGCCTCCTTCAGGGAGCTGGTCACCTTCTTCTGCACCAACTCCACTATCCACGGCACCATCCGCCTTGTCTGCTCCAGCCAGAACCGCCTCAAGACGGCCTCCTGGGGGCTACTGCTGGCAGGAGCCCTGGGCGTACTCTACTGGCAGTTCGCGCTCCTCTTCGAGCAGTACTGGCGTTACCCGGTCATCATGACAGTGTCCGTGCACTCGGAGCGCAAGCTCTTCCCATCAGTCACTCTGTGCGACATGAACCCACACCG gccaCACTTAGCCCGCCACCATCTGCGGGTTCTGGATGACTTTGCCCGGGAGAACATCTACTCCCTGTATCAGTTCAACTTTAGCTACAGCAGGGACGCCCTGGGGGCCGAGGTCTCAGGTCCAGAGCCCGCCTTCCAGCTGGACCGTAGGATCCGCCTGCAGAGGCTGAGACCCTTGGACGGCCAGAACAGAGTGGGCTTCAAACTG TGTAACAGCACTGGAGGCGACTGTGTTCAGCAAGCCTACTCCTCCGGCATCATAGCCGCCCAGGAGTGGTACCGCTTCCACTACATAAACATCCTGGCCCTGCTGCCCACTGCCCATGAGGACAGCCACGGCAGCCACTTTGTCTTCTCCTGCCGCTACGACGACCGGGACTGCCATGCCCA GCACTTCCAGACATCCCACCACCCCACCTATGGCAGCTGCTACACCTTCaacagtgtctgggccacacacCGGCCGGGCGTCACCCACA GGATCAGCCTGGTCCTCAGGGCTGAGCAGCAGGACCacctccctctgctgtccacgaAGGCCGGCATCAAGGTCATGATCCATCCACAAGACCACACGCCCTTCCTGGAGCATCAGGGCTTCAGCATCCGGCCAGGGACAGAGACCACCATTGACATCCGTGAG GATGAGGTGCACCGGCTCGGGAGCCCCTATGGGCAGTGCATGGACAGCACAGGCAGCGTGGACGTGCAGCTACTGTACAACACCTCCTATACCAGGCAG GCCTGCCTGGTCTCCTGCTTTCAGCAGCTGATGGTGCAGACCTGCTCCTGCGGCTACTTCTTCTACCCTCTGCCGGCGGGGGCCGAGTACTGCAGCTACATGCGGCACCCAGCCTGGG GTCACTGCTTCCACCACCTCTACCAGAAACTGAAGACCCACCAGCTTCCCTGCACCACCCGATGCCCGCAGCCTTGCAG GGAGTCGTCGTACAGGCTCTCTGCCGGGACCTCCAGATGGCCTTCCTCCACATCAGCC GACTGggtcctggctgtgctgggtgagACAAGCCGACGGAACCCATGGCCACCTTCTGCCTCCATCAAGTCCTGGCCGCTGCCCCTGCCCTCCTCGCCCTCCAGGGCCCGCACAGAAGGCCCCACCAGCAGGTCTAGGGCTCAGCCCCTCTCACCTGTGCCCTGCCCCAGGATCAGCCTGGCCAAGGTGAACATTTTCTATCAGGAGCTCAACTACCGCATGGTGAATGAGACACCGGTCTACTCG GTGTCACAGCTGCTCTCAGCCATGGGCAGCCTCTGGAGCCTGTGGCTCGGCTCCTCCGTCCTCTCGGTCGTGGAGGTGCTAGAGCTGCTGCTGGACGCCATGGCTCTCACCCTGCTGCTGTGCTGCCGCTGGCTCCGCAGGTCTCAGGGCCAGCCCAGGGCGGCCATGAGGGTGCCCCCTCCAAGCCAGAGGCCAGCCAGTGGACCAGTGGCTGCAGGCACAACATCGAATGCCCCGGGACCTGGCTGCCTTCGCCTCCCACGATGCTGCCGGGACTTTAGCAGGAGTCTTGGCTGA
- the UBE2J2 gene encoding ubiquitin-conjugating enzyme E2 J2, with amino-acid sequence MSSNSGKRAPTTATQRLKQDYLRIKKDPVPYICAEPLPSNILEWHYVVRGPEMTPYEGGYYHGKLIFPREFPFKPPSIYMITPNGRFKCNTRLCLSITDFHPDTWNPAWSVSTILTGLLSFMVEKGPTLGSIETSDFTKRQLAAQSLVFNLKDKVFCELFPEVVEEIKQKQKAQDELSSRPQALPLPDVVPDGETHHGQHGLPLLNGHAPGAGPHLAGLQQANRHHGLLGGALANLFVIVGFAAFAYTVKYVLRSIAQE; translated from the exons ATGAGCAGCAACAGCGGTAAGAGAGCACCGACGACAGCGACCCAGCGCCTGAAGCAGGACTATCTCCGGATTAAGAAAGACCCCGTGCCTTACATCTGTGCCGAGCCCCTCCCTTCCAACATCCTTGAGTG GCACTATGTGGTCCGAGGCCCTGAGATGACTCCCTATGAAG GTGGCTATTATCACGGAAAACTAATTTTTCCCAGAGAATTTCCTTTTAAACCTCCTAGTATTTATATGATAACTCCCAATGGAAGATTTAAGTGCAATACAAG GCTGTGTCTTTCTATCACGGATTTCCACCCAGACACATGGAACCCGGCCTGGTCCGTCTCCACCATCCTGACGGGGCTCCTGAGCTTTATGGTGGAGAAGGGCCCCACCCTGGGCAGCATCGAGACATCGGACTTCACG aaAAGACAACTGGCTGCACAAAGTTTAGTGTTTAATTTAAAAGACAAAGTGTTTTGTGAATTATTTCCTGAAGTTGTGGAG GAAATTAAGCAAAAACAGAAAGCACAAGACGAACTCAGTAGCAGACCCCAGGCTCTCCCCTTACCAGACGTGGTTCCAGACGGGGAGACGCACCACGGCCAGCACGGGCTCCCGCTCCTCAATGGGCACGCGCCGGGGGCCGGGCCGCACCTGGCTGGGCTCCAGCAGGCCAACCGGCACCATGGACTCCTGGGCGGGGCCCTGGCGAACTTGTTTGTTATAGTTGGGTTTGCGGCCTTCGCCTACACGGTCAAGTACGTGCTGAGGAGCATAGCACAGGAGTGA